The following coding sequences are from one Aeromicrobium duanguangcaii window:
- a CDS encoding P-loop NTPase family protein — MAIAGTVRAQLVPLVLDEPTNNLDLASVAHLTEALESYRGALLVVSHAEPFLAELSLDRTLTVA; from the coding sequence GTGGCGATCGCTGGGACGGTGCGAGCCCAGCTGGTCCCGCTGGTGCTGGACGAGCCGACCAACAACCTCGACCTGGCGAGCGTCGCCCACCTCACCGAGGCGCTGGAGTCCTACCGCGGCGCCCTGCTCGTCGTCAGTCACGCCGAGCCGTTCCTGGCCGAGCTCTCGCTCGACCGGACCCTGACCGTCGCCTAG
- a CDS encoding NAD(P)/FAD-dependent oxidoreductase → MGTIAVPRHADVVVVGGGVMGLSTAFHLAAAGVERVVLVERDALGEGSTCKAAGGVRALFSDEINIRLGQRGLETFERFGAEFDTEIDLHQVGYLLLAQDAATMEAFERNAELMTALGLQARTVDVAEAARLSPLISTEGLVGGLFSPRDGHCTPESVVQGYARAARRAGATLHTGTRATGIEVEDGAVTAVHTSRGTIATDTVVCAAGAWSREIAGWVGEDLPIEPLRRQIVVTEPVPQARPDTPFTIDFATGFYFHAEGPGLLMGAPESTDSRSFDLNRDPAWLDDLADCMQRRVPSLADVGIRTGWAGLYEMTPDHNAVIGRSETVDGFLYAAGFSGHGFLMGPAVGEVMRDLHLGKRPFVDVAPLHASRFAADAGRPELNII, encoded by the coding sequence ATGGGCACCATCGCCGTGCCGCGCCACGCCGACGTCGTTGTCGTCGGGGGCGGGGTCATGGGCCTGAGCACGGCCTTCCACCTGGCTGCCGCGGGCGTCGAGCGCGTCGTGCTGGTCGAGAGGGACGCGCTGGGCGAGGGTTCGACCTGCAAGGCCGCCGGCGGGGTGCGGGCGCTGTTCTCCGACGAGATCAACATCCGGCTGGGCCAGCGCGGCCTCGAGACGTTCGAGCGCTTCGGCGCCGAGTTCGACACCGAGATCGACCTGCACCAGGTGGGCTACCTGCTGCTGGCGCAGGACGCCGCGACGATGGAGGCGTTCGAGCGCAACGCCGAGCTCATGACGGCCCTGGGACTGCAGGCCCGCACCGTGGACGTCGCCGAGGCGGCGCGACTCTCGCCGCTGATCAGCACGGAAGGTCTCGTCGGCGGTCTGTTCTCGCCCCGGGACGGCCACTGCACCCCGGAGTCGGTCGTGCAGGGATACGCCCGTGCGGCCCGCCGCGCCGGCGCCACGCTCCACACCGGCACCCGGGCCACCGGGATCGAGGTCGAGGACGGCGCCGTCACCGCGGTGCACACGTCGCGAGGCACGATCGCCACCGACACGGTCGTCTGCGCGGCCGGCGCCTGGTCGCGCGAGATCGCGGGGTGGGTCGGCGAGGACCTGCCCATCGAGCCGCTGCGCCGCCAGATCGTCGTCACCGAGCCGGTGCCGCAGGCGCGACCGGACACGCCGTTCACGATCGACTTCGCCACGGGCTTCTACTTCCACGCCGAGGGGCCGGGCCTGCTGATGGGGGCGCCGGAGTCGACGGACTCCCGCAGCTTCGACCTGAACCGCGATCCGGCGTGGCTCGACGACCTCGCCGACTGCATGCAGCGCCGCGTCCCCTCCCTCGCCGACGTGGGGATCCGGACCGGCTGGGCCGGCCTGTACGAGATGACGCCGGACCACAACGCGGTGATCGGCCGGTCCGAGACGGTCGACGGCTTCCTCTACGCCGCCGGGTTCTCGGGGCACGGCTTCCTCATGGGGCCTGCGGTGGGCGAGGTCATGCGCGATCTGCACCTCGGCAAGCGGCCGTTCGTCGACGTCGCGCCCCTTCACGCCTCGCGCTTCGCGGCGGACGCCGGTCGTCCCGAGCTCAACATCATCTGA